Part of the Deltaproteobacteria bacterium genome, CGCCGGTCCGCCGGTCGGATACTGGGCCTTCATCCGCGACCCCGACGGCCACACGCTCGAGCTCTCGTTCGGACAGGAGGTCGGGCTCACCGTGGAAGGAGACAAACGATGAAGCTGGTTGCGATCTCGGGCTCGCTGCGCGGGGCGTCGCTGAACCGCAGGCTACTGGATCTGTCGCTGCGGGTTCTGGAGAAGGAGGGCGCGCAGGTGGACCGCGTCGATCTGCGCGCGCTCGATCTGCCGTTCTACGACGGCGATCTCGAGGCGGGCTCGGGCCTGCCGGCCGGCGCGCAGGAGCTGGCGGCGCGAATCGCAGCGGCCGACGGGCTCGTGATCGCGTCGCCGGAATACAACTACTCGGTGCCGGCCGTGCTGAAGAACGCGATCGACTGGGTCACGCGCGCGAAGCCGATGCCGCTGCGCGGGAAGACCGCCGTGCTGATGTCCGCGTCGCCGTCGCTCGTCGGCGGGAACCGCGGGCTCTGGGTGCTGCGGATGTCGCTCGAAGTCGTCGGCGTGCACGTCTACCCGGACATGTTCTCGCTCGCTTCGGCGCACCAGGCCTTCGACGACGCAGGCGAGCTCTCCGACGCGGCGCTCGACCGCTTCCTGCGCTTCGTGCTCACGGGCTTTGCGCGCTCCACCCGGCTGCACGCGCAGCCTCCGGCGTGAGGGCGATGCGATGAGCGCGGCGCGCGCGCCGCTGTCTCACGAGCAGGTTCTCGCCTTCCACCAGTCACTCTCGAACTGGGGCCGGTTCGGCGCGCGCGATCAGCTCGGCACGCTGAATCTGATCACGTCCGAGAAGCGCGTGGCCGCGGCCCGGCTCGTGCGCAGCGGGCGGACCGTATCGGCGTCGCGGCCGCTGCCGACGCTGCCCGGCCCCGAGAATCCGAACCCGGTCGCGCACCACATGACCGGCACCGCGACCGAGGGCTGGGGCGGCGACTACTTCGCGATCGCGCCGCACGGCTTCGCCACCTCTCACATCGACGCGCTCTGCCACATCTTCCACGAGGGGAAGCTGTACAACGGCTATCCGATCGAGAGCGTGACCGCGCACGGCGCGCTCGAGCTCGGCATCCACGAGCTGAGCTCCGGCGTCGTCTCGCGCGGCATTCTGCTCGACGTGCCGCGATCGCGCGGCGTGCCGTTTCTCGACAGCGGCGAGCCGATCTTCCCCGACGACCTCGAACGCGCCGAGCGGGACGCGCGCCTGCGCGTCGAGCCGGGCGACCTCCTGCTGGTGCGCACCGGGCGCTGGGCGCTTCGCGACGCGCGCGGGCCGTGGGATCCGCGCGTCTCGCTCGCGGGCCTGGACGCCTCGTGCCTGCCTTGGCTGCACGAGCGCGGCGTGGCGGCGCTCGGCTGCGACGGCGTCTCCGACGTCATTCCCTCGCGCGTCCCCGGCGTGGGCCTGCCGATCCACTCCGTCGCGATCGCGGCGCTCGGCCTGCACCTGATCGACAACCTGGAGCTCGAGCCGCTCGCCAGCGCCTGCGTCGCCGAAGCGCGCTGGGAGTTCCTGCTCACGCTCGCGCCGCTGGTGCTGCTGCGCGGCACCGCCTCGCCGCTGAATCCGATCGCGGTCTTCTGATGGGGGCGAGCGCCGCTCGAGTCGTCGGGGTGGCGCTCGCGAGCGTCGCCGCGCTCGGAATCGCCTTAGCCGCGATCACCTGGCTCGCGCTCGAGTCCGGCGGCGTCGCGATCGTCGAGACCCACGCGGAGAATGGCTCGATCCGCTCGACCCACGTCTGGTTCGTGGAGCCGGAGCGCGAGCTCTGGCTCGAGGCCGGCGGCGTCGCGATCGTCGAGACCCACGCGGAGAATGGCTCGATCCGCTCGACCCACGTCTGGTTCGTGGAGCCGGAGCGCGAGCTCTGGCTCGAGGCCGGCTCGGCGCAGAACGCGTGGTTCGACGACCTCGGCCGCGATCCGCGGATCGCGCTCCGCGCCGAGGGCCGACACGGCGACTTCCTGGCCGTGCGCTTCGAGGACTCTTCGGCGCGCGCGCGGATCCGCGCGCTGCTGCGCGAGAAATACGGACTTCGCGACCGCTGGGTCGGGCTCTTCGTCGACCAGACCCGCTCGCGCGTGGTGCGCCTGGACCCCGCCGAGCCCTGAGCCGCGATCAGCGCGCGCTTCCCTGCCTCTCGAGCGGGAGCATGATGTTCGAGCCGGCGCCGACCACCTGCGGCGAGACGCCGTTCCACTTCTCGACCATCTTCAGCTCGACGAGCTTCGGCGCCTGCTCGAGCGCCTCGCCCTGGATTCGGATCGACTCCGCGTCGGCGGTGGCCTTGATGATCAGCGTCTCGGCGTCGGTCTTGGCCTGCTGCATCTTGAAGATCGCCTTCTCGGCCTCCTGCTGCTGCACCATCTTGGCCTCGATCGCCTGCTCGAGCTCTCGCGAGAGCTTCACGTCCTCGATCACGAGGTCCTCGATGATCAGCAGGCTTCCGACCTTCTCGCGCGACGACTCGAGCGCCGCGGCCTTGACCTGCTCGCGCGACTTCACGATGTCGGCGGCGGTGCGCAGCGCCGTGGCTTCCTTGGTCGCCTCCTGCACGCGCGGCAGGATCAGCTTCTCGAACGG contains:
- a CDS encoding NAD(P)H-dependent oxidoreductase, with amino-acid sequence MGSRARCSACRSRAECPRARSRAHARRALLVGPRRDRRVLVALRANAGRAPARRGRLALRSHPAVRDRAGGDTDGREPAPAARASRRRVREPRRGRSPGRARGTGGPSGRRPVRRRSAGRILGLHPRPRRPHARALVRTGGRAHRGRRQTMKLVAISGSLRGASLNRRLLDLSLRVLEKEGAQVDRVDLRALDLPFYDGDLEAGSGLPAGAQELAARIAAADGLVIASPEYNYSVPAVLKNAIDWVTRAKPMPLRGKTAVLMSASPSLVGGNRGLWVLRMSLEVVGVHVYPDMFSLASAHQAFDDAGELSDAALDRFLRFVLTGFARSTRLHAQPPA
- a CDS encoding cyclase family protein, with the protein product MSAARAPLSHEQVLAFHQSLSNWGRFGARDQLGTLNLITSEKRVAAARLVRSGRTVSASRPLPTLPGPENPNPVAHHMTGTATEGWGGDYFAIAPHGFATSHIDALCHIFHEGKLYNGYPIESVTAHGALELGIHELSSGVVSRGILLDVPRSRGVPFLDSGEPIFPDDLERAERDARLRVEPGDLLLVRTGRWALRDARGPWDPRVSLAGLDASCLPWLHERGVAALGCDGVSDVIPSRVPGVGLPIHSVAIAALGLHLIDNLELEPLASACVAEARWEFLLTLAPLVLLRGTASPLNPIAVF
- a CDS encoding prohibitin family protein; amino-acid sequence: MNPRLIGTAVLGLLVAMVLLNSFYVVQPGERGVHVTLGTMSDQFVAPGFGMRLPMVTQIWRVNVQQDTREIGADCFSSDLQQITIQLKVLYRIPETSVVSVLRDYAGHPFEKLILPRVQEATKEATALRTAADIVKSREQVKAAALESSREKVGSLLIIEDLVIEDVKLSRELEQAIEAKMVQQQEAEKAIFKMQQAKTDAETLIIKATADAESIRIQGEALEQAPKLVELKMVEKWNGVSPQVVGAGSNIMLPLERQGSAR